In Candidatus Methylacidiphilales bacterium, a single window of DNA contains:
- a CDS encoding serine O-acetyltransferase, which translates to MSRPVTVRSEQGVKCPEHEHVQELSILPDRPYDEYVPALLASYEQTGGWNNRDDHNMPSKRAVGLICRDLLQILFPGFHDDDAVHHGTVADLTSDRLSDMALRLEEQVRRSVRIGNPKKPTGRTPPILKQFCKSLPKVRELLRSDIETAFENDPATLHREEVILSYPFVEAIAIQRLAHVLHKAGAPIVPRMMTEWAHAVTGIDIHPGAKIGSHFFIDHGTGVVIGETCRIGNRVKLYHGVTLGARSFAKDEAGRVVKGGKRHPDVEDHVTIYPNSTILGGETVIGANSTIGANVFLVYSVPPDSLVVYEEKQLVIRDKAIRKKTADYDWII; encoded by the coding sequence ACATGTGCAGGAATTGTCGATCTTGCCGGACAGGCCCTACGATGAATATGTGCCCGCGCTGCTTGCCTCCTACGAGCAGACAGGCGGATGGAACAATCGGGACGACCACAACATGCCGTCCAAGCGCGCCGTTGGATTGATTTGCAGGGACTTGTTGCAGATCCTGTTTCCCGGGTTTCACGATGATGACGCGGTACACCACGGAACGGTCGCAGACTTGACGAGTGACCGTTTGTCGGACATGGCTTTGCGCCTGGAGGAACAGGTGCGGCGCAGTGTCCGCATCGGCAATCCCAAAAAGCCGACCGGTCGTACCCCGCCCATCCTGAAACAGTTCTGCAAATCCCTGCCCAAAGTGCGCGAACTGCTGCGCAGTGACATCGAAACTGCCTTTGAAAACGATCCCGCCACCCTGCATCGCGAGGAGGTTATTCTATCCTACCCATTCGTTGAAGCTATAGCGATCCAGCGCCTGGCCCATGTGCTGCATAAAGCCGGGGCGCCGATTGTGCCGCGGATGATGACAGAATGGGCGCATGCGGTGACCGGCATTGACATTCATCCGGGGGCAAAAATCGGCTCGCATTTTTTCATCGACCACGGCACCGGTGTGGTGATTGGCGAGACTTGCCGCATTGGCAACCGGGTGAAGCTGTACCACGGGGTCACACTGGGGGCGCGCAGCTTCGCCAAGGATGAAGCCGGGCGGGTTGTGAAGGGAGGCAAACGCCACCCTGATGTGGAAGACCATGTGACGATTTACCCGAACTCGACCATCCTCGGCGGGGAAACGGTCATTGGAGCGAATTCGACCATTGGCGCAAACGTGTTTCTGGTTTATAGTGTCCCGCCAGATTCGCTGGTGGTTTATGAGGAAAAACAATTGGTGATCCGTGACAAGGCCATTCGAAAAAAAACGGCGGACTACGATTGGATTATTTAA
- a CDS encoding cysteine synthase A yields MSSSRYYGIDHHVGRTPLIRLRHLSELTGCEILGKAEFMNPGGSVKDRAALGIISAAEADGKLKPGGTIIEGTAGNTGIGLTVIGHAKGYRTVIVIPETQSVEKITLLRTLGAEVITVPEKPYKDPGNYNKVARRLAEEKGWFWADQFDNTANRLAHYRSTGPEIWEQTSGEVCAFVAAVGTGGTLAGTALYLKEHNPGVKVVCADPYGAAMWSWFTQGHTEINDGDSVAEGIGQGRVTKNLEGISVDHAYRIPDQEALTLVYHLLREEGLFLGLSSGVNVAGALRIARELGPGRTIVTILCDTGAKYQSKLFNAEWLASKQLNPGLPLESVLG; encoded by the coding sequence ATGAGTTCTTCCCGCTATTATGGAATCGATCATCATGTGGGCCGGACGCCGCTGATCCGCCTGCGCCATCTCTCCGAATTGACGGGGTGTGAAATTCTCGGCAAGGCGGAATTCATGAACCCCGGTGGCTCGGTCAAAGACCGGGCTGCGCTGGGCATCATCAGCGCGGCGGAAGCCGATGGGAAACTGAAGCCGGGCGGCACCATCATTGAAGGCACGGCTGGCAACACGGGCATTGGCCTCACCGTCATCGGCCATGCCAAAGGTTACCGCACTGTTATTGTCATTCCCGAAACACAGTCGGTGGAAAAGATCACTCTGCTGCGCACTCTGGGAGCCGAAGTGATTACCGTTCCTGAAAAGCCTTACAAGGATCCCGGCAATTACAACAAAGTGGCCCGCCGATTGGCGGAGGAGAAAGGCTGGTTTTGGGCGGATCAGTTTGACAACACGGCAAATCGGCTGGCGCATTACCGCAGCACAGGCCCGGAGATTTGGGAACAGACTTCGGGCGAAGTCTGCGCTTTTGTGGCGGCGGTGGGGACGGGCGGTACACTGGCGGGAACGGCTCTGTATCTGAAGGAGCACAATCCTGGCGTAAAAGTGGTTTGTGCCGACCCCTATGGCGCGGCCATGTGGTCGTGGTTCACTCAGGGCCACACTGAAATCAACGATGGTGATTCGGTGGCGGAGGGCATCGGCCAAGGTCGGGTGACGAAGAATCTGGAAGGCATTTCTGTGGATCACGCCTACCGCATTCCCGACCAGGAGGCGTTGACTCTTGTTTATCATCTGCTGCGCGAAGAGGGGTTGTTTCTGGGGCTTTCCTCGGGTGTGAATGTGGCGGGGGCGTTGCGCATCGCGCGCGAACTGGGGCCGGGCCGGACAATTGTTACGATTCTTTGCGATACCGGGGCGAAATACCAGTCCAAGCTTTTCAATGCCGAGTGGCTGGCCTCCAAGCAACTCAATCCCGGCCTACCGCTTGAATCGGTGCTGGGTTGA